The Treponema phagedenis DNA segment ATTATTATCGAAAATGTTGCACGAGCTAGTCCTATCGTTCTTACATAGATACCTTTCATTGAGTTTGTCATAAAGCCAAATACATGTTCAACTCTTGCCCGTATTTTTGATTTTTTTCTGTTACCGATTTTTTGTTTTTTAGTAAGAGGTTTCCCTCTTGCTCCTCTTTCACAAATTTGTCCTTCTATCCCTTTCGCTTTTAAAATCCCCTCTATTTCTTCTCCTATATAGGCACTATCTGCGTATAATCTTTCATCTTTCCTTTCAACTAAATTTTTTAACTCTCTACTATCATGAACATTGGCTGCTGTTACCGTTGCTTTCAATATAAGCTTACTTTTTTTATCTATTTTTATATGATCTTTATAACCGTAATAATTACGTTTATGCTTCTTTGTCCACCTCGCATCACAGTCTTTTTGCGATAATTTTGCCTTATTTTGTTTTTCTTGCCATTGTTCAGGAATTTTTCCGTTTTTGATTTGTTCATTTTCATCTTTGCTGTTATGCTGTATCGGTGCTTCTACTATTGTCGCATCTATTATCGTTCCCTCTTTTCCTATTAAGTTATTTTTAGCTAATTCTTTTCCAAACTTTTCAAATAATTTTTTTGATACTCTCGCTTCAATGAGTTTTTCTTTAAAAAGCCATATTGTTTTTGCATCGGGTACTTTATCTTTTAATTCCAATCCTAAAAATCTCATAAAGGATAGCCGATCGTTTATTTGATATTCCGTTTGGTCATCACTTATGTTGTATAATTTTTGTAAAATTATTATTTTAAACATCATTACATAATCGTATGCAGGTCTTCCGCCTAAACCTTTTGGCTCTTTAGTTAATGCTTTTTTTAATAGGGGCTTGAATATTTCCCAATTTATTTTTTCGTTTAATTTTTCAAGACTATCTCCTAGCTTACTTAATACTCTTAAACGATCTTCTTCATCAAATAATCCTTTTTGTTTCATACCTCATTTTATCATCTTTTTAATCTTTTTTAAAGGGGGTTTTTAGAGGTGCCCTAAAATATTATTATAGACAACAATTCTTTCCTTACCATCATTTATGATTTTAGAGTCCATATTAAAAGCTTCTTTTATAACATGAGGGTTTATAACCTCTTCTGGCCTTCCATTGACCAATACCTTTCCAGACTTTAATACATATATCTCATCACAAAATTTTGATGCAAAATTCAAATCATGAAAAACAGATATTACTGTCATTGAGATTTGTTTTAATATTTGCATCAAAAACATTTGATAATAAATGTCTAAATGATTCGTTGGTTCATCCAAAATCATAATTTCTGTATCTTGTGTTAGAGCCCTTGCAATTAGCACTCTTTGTTTTTCACCTCCTGATAAGCTATTATATTTTCTTTGTGCAAAGTCTCTCATGCCTAACTTATTCAAGTTTCTCATAGCTTTTTCATGATCTTCCCTAGAATAATCTTCAAGCGATTTCTTATAAGGTAGTCTTCCCATTAAAACGATATCTATAACCCTATAATCAAAATCACTATTATTCTCTTGCTTCATAACACTTAAATTTTTTGCAATATCATTTTGGCTATAATCTTCTAATGGGATGCCCTTTATATAAACTGTTTTTTTATGGGGTACAATCGCGTTATACAAATGTTTAAGCATTGTAGTTTTGCCAGAACCATTAGCTCCTATTATTCCTATAAACTTATTTTTACAAGCATTAAATGAAATGTTTTCCAAAATCTTTTTTTCCTTTATATCATAAGAAAGGTTTTCTATATTAATCATAATGTTATCCATTATAGTTCCTCCTTTATCAATAAATAAAGAAAAACTGGAGCTCCAAAAAATGCTGTAATTATTCCAATAGGCAGTTCTTGAGGGGATAAAATTGTTCTTGCTAATATATCAGAAAGACATAAAAATCCTCCGCCATAAATAAATGAAAGTGGTAATAAATATAGGTGTTTGGGACTTATGATTTTTCTTAGGATATGAGGCACAATAAACCCGACAAAACCTATTAACCCACAAGAAGCTACTGCAACGCCAGACATTATAGAAACTATAATAATTGATTGTTTTTTTAAAGATTGAACATTTACACCTAAACTTAATGCCGTCTCGTCACCCAAAGATATTACGTCATATTTTTTCGCTTGAAAGAGAATATATATGGTGCAAACTATAATTACAATTGAGGGAAAGAAAATATTATCCCATCTTGCACTTCCAACAGAACCCATTGTCCATGAAAGGATTCCCTTTATTATATTCGTATTAGGGGTTGCTATTATAAAAAAGTTTGATAGGGCAGCTAGCATTGTTGAGACTGCCATTCCTGTTAAAATTAACCTGCTACTCGCAACTTTTCTGCCAGCATGTGAAAGCTTGTACACAAGAGTAAGAGCCAATATTGAGCCTAAAAAAGCCATTCCAGCCCTACCCAGCCAAGAATTTATAAAGGGCAAACCTATAAAATAACCAAATGTTACAAAGGCTAATGCTCCACTTGATACGCCTACCATGTAGGGTTCAGCCAAAATGTTTTGTGTTATTGACTGCATTACCACTCCCGATATGGCGAGTCCCCCTCCAATAAATATCGCTAATAATCCCCTGGGTATTCTTAAATTCCATATTATGGGAATATGAGATTCAACTTCACTAATATCTCCGATTCCAAAAACCTTATATTTAATGACATCAAGAACTGACTTCACGCTTATATCTGCTGATCCCATAAATCCAGAGAATAAAAAACTGGTCAATATAATTACAATGCCTAAAACTAGCATAATTTCATAATTTCTTTTTACATTAATTTTCATTTTCTCTTCTCCATTCACTGCCCATTAATAATTCATTAAAAGATTTATTGTTAACAATCAGCTCATCATACTTGCCAGTGCCTTCAACCCTTCCATCTTTTATAAATATTATCCTATCTGCGTTTTGTATTGTTGATAATTTATGGGCAGATATAATAATTACTTTATCTTTTTTTATTTCATCTAAAAGCTCATTTAAAAACTCTTCATTTTTCTCATCAAGTGCAGATGAAACCTCGTCCATTAATAAAACTGGCGAATCTTTTATAAGACCTCTAATTATAGCTAATCTTTGTAACTCGCCTCCCGAGTAATTTTGACCTGCCTCCTTGACTAAATTATCTAAGCCTTTTTCTTTAGCCATAATCATCTCATATGAGTTTAATTTTTTAGCTAAGGCTTCAATCTCATCAATGCTCACATCTTCCTTTGCATATTTAAAATTATTTAACAGGCTATCATTAAAGAAAAATATGTTTTGACTAAAGGTTGTTATGTTTTTTCTCAGCGTGTTCTCTGTATAAGACTTTATATCCCTACCAAATATTTTTATATGTCCACCATTTAATTCATAATACCTATTTATGAGTTTAAAAATGGTGCTTTTGCCACCGCCAGATGCAGACACAATAACTGTCTTTTCACCCCTATTAGCCTTAAAGCTAAAATCTTTTAATATTGCTTTATCAGGATTTTTCTCATAATTGAAATAGCAATTTAAAAACTCAATCCCTTGATCAATTTTACTCCTATCTATTTCATTAGATCCATACTCCTTTATTAGAGGTTTTATATCATATAAATTTTTCAATCTATTCAATGCCCCAAAAATAAAACCAAAATTTCCAGTTTGATGCATGCAAGTTCTAAGAAAATAATAATATGCCACTACTAAGGCTAAATAAACTATTTTTTCAAAGGTCGCAGCAGGAAAAATAATCAATATAATTAAAAACAAAGCCAATCCCAGCAAATCTAAGACTAAATTGTCTTTTAATTCTTTGTTTGAATACTTCCCTGAAACCTTATTATATTCTTTAGACTTTTTTTCAATTTTATCAAAAAAATCTGTTTCCCTATCGAAAAATAATAATTCTTTAAAGCCCAATATACCGTCAGTCGCATTAGCAATAAGGTCTCCACCCATATTTTTAATTTCTATCCCCTGCTTTTCTTTTTCATCCAGACTGCCTATAAACAGCTTAATTGCAAAAAGTAAAAACAAGAATATAATAATTCCGCTTGCTATGGATTTTAAGCTTATAAGGGTAATAACAACAATTGATATCAGCAAAAAGGCTATCCACTCAGTAAGTATGTGAGCTATAAACCATTCAAATACATTAATATCATTTATTATCATCTGTACAAAGTCACCGACTTTAATATTTTCTACTGCTCCTGGAGAAATTTTATAGTAATGAGAAAAAACATCTCCTCTAAGTTTTTCTATAACATCATAAGAAATATAATGAGAATAATATACATCTATAAACCTTAGTCCTAAATATAAAATAAAAAGACCTGCTAAATAAATTATGGCCTTTTTATCAAGGATATTACTTTCATAAAAATCATACATTAAAAAAATTAATAAGATTAAATTTACCGTCTGTAAAATATAAACAAGTGCCTTTATAATAGATGATAAGAAGATTTTAAGCTTTAAAAATTTGCATTTGTTTATAAAAAACATAGCTTTGTCAAATCTATTCTTCATAAGCCATATCATCTCCTAATCTATTAAAATATTCTCTATATTCACTTGAAATACTTATTAGCTCTTCATGATTACCCGAATGGATAATTTGTCCGCATTCCATATAAGATATTTCATCAAAGTCTTTTATGGTTTCTAACCTATGTGCTGTTTGAATTACAGTTCTTCCCTTGAACAGTTCTTTTAAATTAGAGATTATTCTAAACTCATTTTCTCTATCAAGTGAGCTTGTAGGTTCATCTAGCAAAATTATAGAGGCATTTCTTAAAAAAGCTCTTGCTATTGCAATTCTGCTTTTCTGTCCACCTGATAGTTCAAAGCCCCCTTCTCCAATTTTTGTATAAATCCCATCGCTTAATGAGGATATAAAATCGTAAATGTTAGCCTTTTTCAAAGCATCTATAACTTCATCCTCAGTAGTGTTTTTCTTGGATATTCTTATATTCTCAAATACTGAGTTGCTAAATATATGATTTTTTTGCAAAATAATACACATTTTGCTTTTTATTTTCTTTAAATTCTCTGTCTCAGCTATATTCAATCCAAATACAAAAGCTTCACCTTGAAAGTTATTTAAAAATCCACTAAGGCATTTTATTATTGTGCTTTTACCAGATCCACTGCTCCCAATTAGAGCTAACTTATGCCCCTCTTTTATTCTTAGATTAATATTTTTAAGAACTCTACCTTTGCTTTGAGGATATTTGTAAGATAAATCCTCGGTAAAAACAATATAATCTGAATCAGAAATAATTTTATCTGATTTATCTAAACTTCTATAATTTTCAGAACACTTAATATAAGTCGAAATTTTTTCCTTATATACCTTTGCCTTTGCCATTTTTAAAAATGACCCATGAAGTGTGCTTATTGAATTGTAAATGATAAACAATATGAATGCATTTGTAATAACTATATTCATATCTAATTTCTTAATTATCATATATCTAAATAAAATTATTAATGATAATAATTTTATTATATTTAGAACTACATCCTTAAATAATTGTGATAATGTCGTTAGATAAACAAAGCCCATAGATGCTTGTTTAAGCAATTTAGATTTGTTTTTAAGTTTAGATTTGTAAAAATCCACACCATTTAAAGACTTTAAGGTTTCCGATCCATTCAATGCATCCATCGACATCATAGAATATTCTTCATTGATTTGCCCTTCACTTTGGCTGCTTTTGGAAATTAATGGATCAAATATCTTCTCAAGTAAAAAGATAATTGCTAGCGTGGCAACAAATAAAAAAGCAAGTTTGTAATTTACATAGAGCATATACAAAGTCCCACATATTAAAAGAGTGAGCTTAAATATTAGATCTGGCAAGGCTTCAAAATAATAAACCCCCATCCATTCTATTCCTATCCATAAATCAGTGGTTAGTTCTCCAGTATGCTTTGAATCATCAATGTTCTTAGTAAGAAAAATAGCCTCAATAAATTCTCTTCTAATTTTATTTTTGAATTTTCCATGCAAATTTTCATTTTTTCTCTTAAGATAGAATAAGATTACATATAAAAATGCTTTTACTATCAAAATATACATTAACATCTTAGTATTGGCAGAATTATTAGTCCAAACTAGATCGTATGAGATATTAATAACAGCTATGTTTGAAATACAGTCCAAAATCAAAAACAATAAATATAAAATCATTGATATATTTCTGCTACTTTTTTTAAAAAGCTTCATATTACACCTAATGAGGGTAATCACCTAAAAACAAATCTGTATATTTAACTCCCTCATCTGAATATCCCATAATTTTTTTAAATTTTAACATTCTATTGCTTGGGCATAATAGAGGTTCAGACACTATTTGTATATCACCAGTTACTACTACTTTTACTGAAGGAATTCCTCCTAGATTTTGATTTGTTAAATCAACAAAAAGAACATCTCCATTGGTCGCTTTATTTACTTTTGAAACAACAAAATTTAAGGTTTCTTCTAATGTTTCAAATTTACTTTGTTTGAACTCATCCATGCTTTTCATTTTTTCTGAATTAAGATCCATATCTTTGAATTTAAAATACCCTAAATTAAAGATACTATCTCTGCTATTAATCAAGCCTGTAAGGTTTTTCCTCCCATACTCTGTAATTCTAGATTGAATAGGTGGTAATTTACCTTGGACAGCTTCAGTAATAGATCTCTCTAACGCAATCTCCGGATCTATGGATGATCCAAATCCATTTGTTGCATACTCTATATAATTATTTTCATCAATAATCCATGTTCGTATTGTAGGTATATCTATATCATTGGTATAGTCTCTACTTATAATTCTAAATCCTTCATTCTGTATTTTGCTGATAAGATCTTTTGTAGTTTCTTTTTTTACAGTAGAATAATCTATTATTGGTAATTTTATAATATTTGATTGTCCAATACACCAAGCATCATGTTCTATAACTTCAAAAAGTCCTTGTAATATTGCATCTTCAATAGTGACTCCAGAGGATAATCCTGATGAACCGACTGGAACAAAGTCTCCTTTGAACTTAACTCCAGTTAAGAAGACTCTTGAAGCAGGTATAAGTTTAGGCTGATTGCTTATTAATGACTGCCCCCATACCCAATCTACTTCCATATTTTCATCATAGTCTTCATATCTATCATATATTTGCTTAATTTGATTTGTTGTAGATGAAATATCTATAATATGATTTTTAATATCACTTGGTTTTGCTCGTAGTAAAGGTATATCACCATAATAATGAGAGCTTAATCTTTCCATAAGCTCAAACGTGCACGAAAACAAGGCTTGCTGCTCTGTTATTCCCTTGCCAAATGAACGCTGATATTGAATAAAATAAGGAGTGTTATTCTTATGTGTTACATCCACATTTGCTCTATATACTGGAAGTATATTTTTTAATTTGTTATTAACTCGTGTAAGGTTAATATTAATATTTATTTTATTTAATGCTTTTTCTATAGTATTTTGTGTTTCTTCAGGACTTACGCTTCTAAGACCACCTTTAAAATATTTTATCTCTTTACTGCTATCATTAAATAATTTAATTGATCTAGGAACTACTACGTTTTTACTTTTATCAATCTCTATTAATTCTCTTGTCATTCCATTACAAGCACTACAATTAGTCGTTGGATAGTATACGCATGTTTTAAGCTCTTTACTTTTCAGATCCCAGATTTCTTCTTTTTGGAAATAATAAAAGTTAACTTTATTCTTTCTTAAATTAAGAATATCGCTTTCAATTTTATCTAAACATAAATTAAATAAAGTTTTGTTGCTATAAAAATCTAGATTTTTAGACACATAAAGATTTTTAATGTTTTCTATGCTTATTTTATTTTCAGAATTTTCATTTAACCTATCTATATGATGTTGTATAATGCACTCATAACAGGCACTTTTCATTGGGAATATAAATGGCCCACTAATTAAATTAACTCCATCATTTCTTAAAATTACAAAAGGAATATTTGCATTAGTCAATAATTTATTTAACCATATTACATCTTGATATTTAATATTTGATTTTATTAAAAAAATACAATCAAAATCAGATGATTTTATTGCTTTTTCTACTTCGTATACATCATTTATAACATCAACATCGATTTTGGAAACAAAAAAATCTTTGATTTCTTTATCTATCTCTGTATCAGAAATAAGTAGAATATGAGATTTATCATAATCGTGTGTCGAATTAAGTTCTTTGGAATTCAATAGAATGCCCTCATTAATCAGCACGTTAATAAATTGATCTATTTCCTCAATCGAATAATATTTGCCAAATTCCTTGTATATTTCTTCTCTATTGCCAAATTCTTTTACTAAATGTAGTATCT contains these protein-coding regions:
- a CDS encoding ABC transporter ATP-binding protein, with protein sequence MKNRFDKAMFFINKCKFLKLKIFLSSIIKALVYILQTVNLILLIFLMYDFYESNILDKKAIIYLAGLFILYLGLRFIDVYYSHYISYDVIEKLRGDVFSHYYKISPGAVENIKVGDFVQMIINDINVFEWFIAHILTEWIAFLLISIVVITLISLKSIASGIIIFLFLLFAIKLFIGSLDEKEKQGIEIKNMGGDLIANATDGILGFKELLFFDRETDFFDKIEKKSKEYNKVSGKYSNKELKDNLVLDLLGLALFLIILIIFPAATFEKIVYLALVVAYYYFLRTCMHQTGNFGFIFGALNRLKNLYDIKPLIKEYGSNEIDRSKIDQGIEFLNCYFNYEKNPDKAILKDFSFKANRGEKTVIVSASGGGKSTIFKLINRYYELNGGHIKIFGRDIKSYTENTLRKNITTFSQNIFFFNDSLLNNFKYAKEDVSIDEIEALAKKLNSYEMIMAKEKGLDNLVKEAGQNYSGGELQRLAIIRGLIKDSPVLLMDEVSSALDEKNEEFLNELLDEIKKDKVIIISAHKLSTIQNADRIIFIKDGRVEGTGKYDELIVNNKSFNELLMGSEWRRENEN
- a CDS encoding YcaO-like family protein yields the protein MNLKINDTISVSKINNNQIAIYQDNCFKTLECDYEILNEILHLVKEFGNREEIYKEFGKYYSIEEIDQFINVLINEGILLNSKELNSTHDYDKSHILLISDTEIDKEIKDFFVSKIDVDVINDVYEVEKAIKSSDFDCIFLIKSNIKYQDVIWLNKLLTNANIPFVILRNDGVNLISGPFIFPMKSACYECIIQHHIDRLNENSENKISIENIKNLYVSKNLDFYSNKTLFNLCLDKIESDILNLRKNKVNFYYFQKEEIWDLKSKELKTCVYYPTTNCSACNGMTRELIEIDKSKNVVVPRSIKLFNDSSKEIKYFKGGLRSVSPEETQNTIEKALNKINININLTRVNNKLKNILPVYRANVDVTHKNNTPYFIQYQRSFGKGITEQQALFSCTFELMERLSSHYYGDIPLLRAKPSDIKNHIIDISSTTNQIKQIYDRYEDYDENMEVDWVWGQSLISNQPKLIPASRVFLTGVKFKGDFVPVGSSGLSSGVTIEDAILQGLFEVIEHDAWCIGQSNIIKLPIIDYSTVKKETTKDLISKIQNEGFRIISRDYTNDIDIPTIRTWIIDENNYIEYATNGFGSSIDPEIALERSITEAVQGKLPPIQSRITEYGRKNLTGLINSRDSIFNLGYFKFKDMDLNSEKMKSMDEFKQSKFETLEETLNFVVSKVNKATNGDVLFVDLTNQNLGGIPSVKVVVTGDIQIVSEPLLCPSNRMLKFKKIMGYSDEGVKYTDLFLGDYPH
- a CDS encoding ABC transporter ATP-binding protein, which gives rise to MDNIMINIENLSYDIKEKKILENISFNACKNKFIGIIGANGSGKTTMLKHLYNAIVPHKKTVYIKGIPLEDYSQNDIAKNLSVMKQENNSDFDYRVIDIVLMGRLPYKKSLEDYSREDHEKAMRNLNKLGMRDFAQRKYNSLSGGEKQRVLIARALTQDTEIMILDEPTNHLDIYYQMFLMQILKQISMTVISVFHDLNFASKFCDEIYVLKSGKVLVNGRPEEVINPHVIKEAFNMDSKIINDGKERIVVYNNILGHL
- a CDS encoding ABC transporter ATP-binding protein translates to MKLFKKSSRNISMILYLLFLILDCISNIAVINISYDLVWTNNSANTKMLMYILIVKAFLYVILFYLKRKNENLHGKFKNKIRREFIEAIFLTKNIDDSKHTGELTTDLWIGIEWMGVYYFEALPDLIFKLTLLICGTLYMLYVNYKLAFLFVATLAIIFLLEKIFDPLISKSSQSEGQINEEYSMMSMDALNGSETLKSLNGVDFYKSKLKNKSKLLKQASMGFVYLTTLSQLFKDVVLNIIKLLSLIILFRYMIIKKLDMNIVITNAFILFIIYNSISTLHGSFLKMAKAKVYKEKISTYIKCSENYRSLDKSDKIISDSDYIVFTEDLSYKYPQSKGRVLKNINLRIKEGHKLALIGSSGSGKSTIIKCLSGFLNNFQGEAFVFGLNIAETENLKKIKSKMCIILQKNHIFSNSVFENIRISKKNTTEDEVIDALKKANIYDFISSLSDGIYTKIGEGGFELSGGQKSRIAIARAFLRNASIILLDEPTSSLDRENEFRIISNLKELFKGRTVIQTAHRLETIKDFDEISYMECGQIIHSGNHEELISISSEYREYFNRLGDDMAYEE
- a CDS encoding FecCD family ABC transporter permease, which produces MKINVKRNYEIMLVLGIVIILTSFLFSGFMGSADISVKSVLDVIKYKVFGIGDISEVESHIPIIWNLRIPRGLLAIFIGGGLAISGVVMQSITQNILAEPYMVGVSSGALAFVTFGYFIGLPFINSWLGRAGMAFLGSILALTLVYKLSHAGRKVASSRLILTGMAVSTMLAALSNFFIIATPNTNIIKGILSWTMGSVGSARWDNIFFPSIVIIVCTIYILFQAKKYDVISLGDETALSLGVNVQSLKKQSIIIVSIMSGVAVASCGLIGFVGFIVPHILRKIISPKHLYLLPLSFIYGGGFLCLSDILARTILSPQELPIGIITAFFGAPVFLYLLIKEEL
- a CDS encoding IS5 family transposase; the encoded protein is MKQKGLFDEEDRLRVLSKLGDSLEKLNEKINWEIFKPLLKKALTKEPKGLGGRPAYDYVMMFKIIILQKLYNISDDQTEYQINDRLSFMRFLGLELKDKVPDAKTIWLFKEKLIEARVSKKLFEKFGKELAKNNLIGKEGTIIDATIVEAPIQHNSKDENEQIKNGKIPEQWQEKQNKAKLSQKDCDARWTKKHKRNYYGYKDHIKIDKKSKLILKATVTAANVHDSRELKNLVERKDERLYADSAYIGEEIEGILKAKGIEGQICERGARGKPLTKKQKIGNRKKSKIRARVEHVFGFMTNSMKGIYVRTIGLARATFSIIMMNLTYNLCRYCYLKK